In one Zymobacter palmae genomic region, the following are encoded:
- a CDS encoding ABC transporter ATP-binding protein, giving the protein MTTAYLPKSPLQAENISVGYDDQYVLNALSLDIPAGETTVIIGPNGCGKSTLLKSLARLLSPRTGVVRLEGDVIAHQRTRDIARRLGILPQSSHAPDDIRVRDLVARGRYPHQGLLTRWREQDERAVSKAMTATAVASLADRRVDTLSGGQRQRVWLAMVLAQQTPTLLLDEPTTWLDVAHQIELLELMNHLRRDHGKTLVMVLHDLNQACRYATHLVAMKAGHIIAQGRPADIVTPEMIDTVFGLKCVVIEDPIAHTPMIVPLGGYTHSPL; this is encoded by the coding sequence ATGACTACGGCCTATCTGCCCAAGTCTCCTCTTCAAGCCGAGAACATCAGCGTAGGGTATGACGACCAGTACGTACTGAATGCGCTGTCACTGGACATTCCTGCCGGTGAAACAACCGTCATTATCGGCCCCAACGGCTGCGGAAAATCCACGTTGCTGAAATCGCTGGCGCGCTTGCTATCACCACGGACCGGTGTTGTGCGCTTGGAAGGCGATGTCATCGCACACCAGCGCACTCGCGACATTGCTCGTCGGCTCGGCATTCTGCCTCAGTCCTCCCATGCGCCTGATGATATCCGCGTTCGGGATCTGGTGGCGCGGGGGCGCTACCCGCATCAAGGATTGCTGACACGCTGGCGCGAGCAGGACGAACGGGCTGTCAGTAAGGCCATGACCGCGACAGCCGTAGCATCGCTGGCTGACCGTCGCGTCGATACGCTGTCCGGTGGTCAACGGCAGCGCGTCTGGTTAGCTATGGTACTGGCGCAGCAGACACCCACACTGTTGCTGGATGAACCGACTACCTGGCTTGATGTAGCGCACCAGATCGAACTGCTGGAGCTAATGAACCACTTGCGTCGCGATCATGGCAAGACACTGGTGATGGTGCTTCATGACCTTAATCAGGCCTGCCGCTATGCAACCCACCTAGTGGCCATGAAGGCCGGTCATATCATCGCGCAAGGTCGCCCAGCCGATATCGTGACGCCGGAAATGATCGACACCGTCTTTGGTCTAAAATGCGTGGTGATCGAAGACCCGATTGCTCATACACCGATGATCGTACCGTTGGGCGGTTATACACACAGCCCGCTCTAA
- a CDS encoding FecCD family ABC transporter permease, with the protein MSAWQPQRQDTECGPHRREHWRAIIVTALSFIAVLALGLWALCLGRLPLSLHQIIGVFNGDAPAFMVRVVMEWRLPRIAAAVLCGAALGLAGTLFQSLMRNPLGSPDVMGFDTGAWSGVLIAMIAFQATTVGITLGAIAGGTLTALIIMLLTWQRHRPLSPMVLIIVGIGVRALLIAFNSWMIMQASLEAALSAGLWGAGSLAGVSWSGMLVPAIMVGIATAMILLLSKGLRMLEMGDDTARGLGVAVGRTRLLLIVTGVVLVAASTALAGPIAFVALVSPQIMHRLSPAPQLRLPLAALGGALLLLAADMAAQHLFLPYQLPVGVVTASLGGLYLLGLLLREVRSS; encoded by the coding sequence ATGAGCGCTTGGCAACCTCAACGACAGGATACAGAGTGCGGTCCACACCGGCGTGAACATTGGCGCGCCATCATCGTTACCGCACTGTCTTTTATCGCCGTGCTGGCACTGGGACTATGGGCGCTATGTCTGGGCCGCCTGCCGCTTTCGCTTCACCAAATTATTGGCGTCTTTAATGGAGATGCCCCAGCGTTCATGGTCCGCGTAGTAATGGAGTGGCGTCTGCCGCGCATCGCGGCAGCGGTGCTGTGCGGTGCCGCGCTCGGTCTGGCCGGCACGCTGTTTCAATCACTGATGCGCAACCCGCTGGGCAGTCCCGATGTGATGGGGTTCGATACCGGCGCGTGGAGCGGCGTACTGATCGCCATGATTGCGTTTCAGGCCACCACGGTAGGAATCACCCTTGGCGCTATCGCGGGCGGTACACTGACCGCGCTCATCATCATGTTGCTGACATGGCAACGCCATCGACCGCTCAGCCCAATGGTGTTGATCATCGTGGGAATCGGCGTTCGAGCACTGCTGATCGCATTCAATAGCTGGATGATCATGCAGGCCTCTCTTGAGGCGGCACTGTCGGCAGGGCTGTGGGGCGCGGGATCACTGGCCGGCGTTAGTTGGTCGGGTATGCTCGTGCCCGCCATTATGGTGGGGATAGCCACCGCCATGATCCTACTGTTGTCAAAGGGGCTGCGTATGCTGGAAATGGGTGATGATACGGCACGAGGTCTGGGCGTTGCCGTAGGCCGCACTCGGCTACTGCTGATCGTGACCGGTGTTGTACTGGTGGCCGCGTCCACAGCCTTGGCGGGTCCCATTGCATTCGTCGCCTTGGTATCACCGCAGATCATGCATCGCCTCAGCCCCGCCCCGCAGTTGCGACTGCCGCTCGCGGCACTGGGGGGCGCGCTGCTTCTGCTGGCGGCCGACATGGCAGCCCAGCATCTTTTCCTGCCCTACCAGTTGCCCGTCGGCGTGGTCACTGCCAGTCTTGGCGGCCTTTATCTGCTGGGATTGCTACTTCGCGAGGTACGCTCATCATGA
- a CDS encoding iron chelate uptake ABC transporter family permease subunit: MSTSFPSPAQRQTLWWLCALLLLVVIAVSLMVGARSIAPTTVWQALTSDCSASRQADCVIIEQARLPRTLMGVMVGAALGLSGCLMQQLTRNPLADPGVLGVNAGASLAVVLCVALSGQTAMPWLVGAAFCGALLSSLVLMVLGALTGRGHVDPIRLTLIGVAMGAALEGLSSGIALLDPTTFDQMRFWRTGSLDIHGMTALKAAALPMGLGLMIVLLIGRGLEALALGDQLAASLGSRTHITHALGIVAIALLCGSAVAAVGPIAFLGLMAPHLAARLSSGSARWQLYWALLITPLLLLCADIAGRVLFSGEVRVSILTAVLGAPVLIVLARRMWRGTAR, translated from the coding sequence ATGAGCACATCGTTCCCCTCGCCCGCTCAGCGTCAGACGCTGTGGTGGCTGTGCGCATTACTGCTGCTTGTTGTCATAGCCGTCAGCCTGATGGTCGGCGCACGCAGTATCGCCCCCACCACGGTCTGGCAGGCACTGACGTCTGACTGTTCGGCATCTCGGCAGGCTGACTGTGTCATCATCGAACAGGCTCGCTTACCACGTACGCTGATGGGGGTCATGGTGGGCGCGGCCTTGGGGCTATCGGGTTGCCTGATGCAGCAACTGACCCGCAATCCATTAGCCGACCCCGGCGTGCTTGGCGTTAATGCCGGTGCCAGCCTGGCCGTCGTGCTGTGCGTTGCCCTCAGTGGGCAAACCGCGATGCCGTGGCTGGTTGGTGCCGCCTTCTGTGGTGCACTGCTGTCCAGCTTGGTTCTGATGGTATTGGGTGCGCTGACGGGGCGTGGGCACGTGGATCCAATTCGACTGACACTGATCGGGGTTGCCATGGGGGCGGCTCTGGAGGGACTGTCGTCAGGTATTGCACTGCTCGACCCCACGACGTTTGATCAAATGCGCTTCTGGCGCACGGGTTCATTGGACATTCACGGCATGACGGCCCTCAAGGCGGCCGCGCTACCGATGGGCTTAGGTCTGATGATCGTGCTGCTGATAGGACGAGGGTTGGAAGCGCTGGCGCTGGGGGATCAGCTGGCCGCATCGCTGGGCAGCCGCACTCACATCACTCACGCGCTGGGCATCGTGGCCATCGCGTTGCTGTGTGGCAGCGCCGTTGCCGCGGTAGGCCCCATCGCTTTTCTAGGCTTGATGGCCCCGCATCTGGCTGCCCGACTCTCGTCCGGCTCCGCGCGCTGGCAGCTGTACTGGGCTCTGCTGATAACCCCACTACTGCTGCTGTGCGCCGACATTGCAGGGCGTGTGCTGTTCAGTGGTGAAGTACGGGTGTCGATTCTGACGGCTGTGCTGGGTGCCCCCGTGTTGATCGTGCTGGCCCGTCGCATGTGGCGAGGAACGGCCCGATGA
- the fepB gene encoding Fe2+-enterobactin ABC transporter substrate-binding protein, translated as MTRPPFSGFSARRLFHTAGRLMGPLLMLLCVAPAHAAEGWPRQIQDDGEGVTLSAPPTRIVSTSVTLTGSLLAIDAPVIASGATAPRSRIADDQGFLLQWSDQAKQRHLQRLYIGTPDLEAIAMQAPDLIVVSASGADSALKLKSQLSQIAPTLVINYDHAAWQDITRLLGRATGHDAEANARIAEFDAALKKTRAHLQLPPQPVSAFTWPQGQQNSANLWTSESAQGRLLEALGMTLAKVPPELADFHQMGKRHDILPVGGERLADALTGKTWLIFAANDDTAQTVRQHPFLKDTLAAQQGRVFALGTDTFRLDYYSAMRLLERLSTLFGSPASASS; from the coding sequence ATGACTCGACCGCCCTTCTCTGGTTTCTCTGCACGCCGTCTGTTCCATACTGCGGGACGACTGATGGGGCCACTTCTGATGCTGCTGTGCGTTGCTCCCGCCCATGCGGCCGAGGGCTGGCCGCGTCAAATTCAGGACGATGGCGAGGGGGTGACGCTTTCCGCCCCGCCGACTCGGATCGTATCGACCAGCGTGACGCTGACCGGCAGCCTGTTGGCCATCGATGCCCCGGTCATTGCCAGCGGCGCAACCGCTCCTCGTTCACGCATTGCCGACGATCAAGGGTTCCTACTTCAGTGGAGTGATCAGGCCAAACAGCGACACCTTCAGCGTCTGTATATCGGCACGCCGGATCTGGAAGCGATCGCAATGCAGGCCCCAGATCTTATCGTGGTGTCGGCAAGTGGTGCCGATTCGGCACTCAAACTTAAAAGCCAGTTGTCCCAGATTGCCCCCACGCTGGTGATCAATTATGACCATGCTGCGTGGCAGGATATTACCCGTCTGTTGGGACGCGCGACCGGCCATGACGCTGAGGCCAATGCGCGTATCGCCGAATTCGATGCCGCGCTGAAAAAAACGCGTGCCCACCTCCAACTGCCACCGCAGCCGGTATCGGCATTCACATGGCCTCAGGGTCAGCAGAACAGTGCCAATCTGTGGACGAGCGAATCTGCTCAGGGACGCCTGCTGGAAGCGCTGGGCATGACCTTAGCGAAGGTGCCACCGGAGCTGGCGGACTTCCATCAGATGGGTAAACGCCATGACATTCTTCCCGTTGGGGGTGAGCGATTGGCCGATGCGCTGACAGGCAAAACGTGGCTGATCTTCGCCGCCAACGACGACACCGCGCAGACCGTACGCCAGCACCCTTTCCTAAAAGATACGCTTGCCGCGCAGCAAGGACGCGTCTTTGCCTTGGGAACCGATACCTTTCGTCTGGACTACTACAGCGCCATGCGGCTGCTTGAACGCCTGTCGACGCTGTTTGGCTCACCGGCATCTGCATCCTCATGA
- a CDS encoding isochorismate synthase → MRPSYQEDAAAKPGFGHAHHDGFLLSSPYRSFRTEGCQEVITHAALGGERSDSAFQKQVRQAFARARKAGIAHPILVGAIPFDTRQPSMLFIPRRHTEIDRSHWLTEAHRASRTGSAPSVLSVKARADEYGYQSAVAQAVRDMREGKLDKVVLGRQLLLDTAQRPDAQRLLARLMAQNPDSYHFSVPLPQGTLLGASPELLLRKQGHQLWSTPLAGTARRSDDATEDRLQAQALQHSLKDLHEHRVVTQAIRQRLSPVTHQLHIPEHPEVMPTTRLWHLGSSIRAEVKAADEDALTLACRLHPTPALRGFPETEAAERIARLEPEDRGPFGGIVGWCDDQGNGEWIVAIRCGVVGERGIRLFAGAGIVADSDPASEWHETANKLGTMLEAFGLDSDRLMSVATASYPSSSVCQEHHAS, encoded by the coding sequence ATGCGGCCTTCATATCAGGAAGACGCAGCGGCCAAGCCGGGCTTTGGGCACGCACATCACGATGGCTTCTTGCTGTCCTCACCGTATCGCAGTTTCAGAACGGAAGGCTGTCAGGAGGTGATCACCCACGCCGCGCTTGGCGGTGAGCGTTCAGACAGCGCCTTCCAGAAGCAGGTTCGTCAGGCTTTCGCGCGAGCGCGAAAAGCCGGCATCGCCCATCCAATACTGGTCGGCGCTATCCCCTTCGATACGCGACAGCCGTCCATGCTGTTCATTCCGCGTCGCCACACCGAGATCGATCGCTCGCATTGGCTGACCGAGGCGCATCGCGCCTCTCGCACAGGAAGTGCCCCCTCGGTGCTATCGGTCAAGGCACGTGCTGATGAGTACGGCTATCAAAGCGCGGTAGCACAGGCCGTTCGTGACATGCGGGAAGGGAAGCTCGACAAGGTTGTGCTAGGGCGTCAGCTGTTGCTGGATACGGCGCAGCGTCCCGATGCCCAGCGGTTGCTGGCACGTCTGATGGCCCAGAACCCCGATAGCTATCATTTCAGTGTGCCGCTGCCGCAGGGCACACTGCTGGGGGCATCTCCTGAGCTGTTGTTGCGCAAGCAAGGGCATCAGTTGTGGTCGACGCCACTGGCGGGCACGGCTCGGCGCAGTGACGATGCCACAGAAGATCGCTTGCAGGCGCAGGCACTACAGCATTCGCTCAAGGACCTTCATGAACATCGGGTCGTTACGCAGGCCATTCGCCAGCGGCTAAGCCCTGTGACGCACCAGCTTCACATTCCCGAACACCCAGAGGTGATGCCGACGACGCGTCTGTGGCACTTGGGGTCGTCCATCCGCGCAGAAGTGAAAGCGGCCGATGAAGATGCCCTGACACTGGCCTGTCGACTGCACCCGACGCCGGCACTGCGTGGCTTCCCTGAAACTGAGGCCGCAGAGCGGATTGCTCGGCTCGAACCAGAGGATCGCGGGCCGTTTGGCGGCATTGTAGGCTGGTGTGACGATCAGGGTAACGGCGAGTGGATCGTGGCCATTCGCTGTGGCGTCGTGGGCGAGCGCGGCATCCGGCTGTTCGCCGGTGCCGGTATCGTCGCTGATTCCGACCCTGCTTCCGAGTGGCACGAAACTGCCAACAAGCTGGGCACCATGCTCGAAGCCTTCGGCCTCGACAGTGACCGCCTAATGTCGGTGGCTACCGCTTCTTATCCCTCTTCTTCTGTCTGCCAAGAGCATCACGCATCATGA
- a CDS encoding (2,3-dihydroxybenzoyl)adenylate synthase yields the protein MTIPFIHWPDDLANRYRERGYWIDRPLTDIVTQHADSDACAVVCDERQLSYRELNQRIDTLASSLLRLGIQPGQTALVQLGNVAEFYITFFALLKCGIVPVNALFSHQKTELAAYAELIGPSLVIADRAHRLFADDDYWRALRDDFPHINRVLLRGESSTRTAGIAPISLDAAIDGSLEGLVSREVTPAPTPAGEVAFFQLSGGSTGTPKLIPRTHNDYDYSIRRSVELCGVSAATRFLCALPAAHNYPLSSPGALGIFHAGGCVVLADDPAPQRCFPLIERHQVTMVALVPPAVTLWEQSLTVENRPQLDSLELMQIGGARLAVSLAERVPTCFGCQLQQVFGMAEGLVNYTRLDDDDWHRTHTQGYPMCPDDEVFVVDTDGQPLPAGTPGHLIVRGPYTFRGYYRAPIHNEFAFTDEGFYVSGDIVEMTEDGYLKVVGREKDQINRGGEKIAAEEIENLLLRHDDIIEVAFVSVPDDVMGEKSCAVVVARTPLKAAPLRRWLRELGVADYKVPDRFQFVDALPQTAVGKIDKRALRETLHAGLASGT from the coding sequence ATGACCATTCCGTTTATTCATTGGCCTGATGATCTGGCCAACCGTTACCGAGAGCGTGGCTACTGGATCGACCGCCCGCTGACCGATATTGTGACCCAGCATGCCGACAGCGACGCCTGTGCCGTGGTCTGCGACGAGCGCCAGCTCTCCTATCGCGAGCTCAACCAGCGTATTGATACTTTGGCAAGCTCGCTGCTGCGACTGGGCATTCAGCCGGGACAGACGGCTCTGGTACAGCTGGGCAATGTCGCTGAGTTCTACATTACCTTCTTCGCGCTGCTGAAATGCGGCATCGTGCCGGTCAACGCACTGTTCAGTCATCAGAAGACCGAACTGGCCGCGTATGCTGAGCTGATTGGTCCCTCACTGGTGATCGCCGACCGTGCCCATCGGCTGTTTGCGGATGACGACTACTGGCGCGCGCTGCGCGACGATTTCCCACATATCAATCGCGTCCTGCTGCGCGGTGAGTCCTCAACGCGTACGGCGGGCATTGCCCCCATTTCGCTGGACGCTGCTATTGATGGTTCCCTAGAAGGGCTGGTGTCTCGAGAGGTAACGCCTGCGCCCACTCCGGCGGGTGAGGTGGCGTTTTTCCAGCTGTCCGGTGGCAGCACGGGCACCCCTAAGCTGATTCCGCGCACGCATAACGATTACGACTACAGCATTCGCCGCAGCGTCGAGCTGTGCGGTGTCTCGGCGGCGACGCGTTTTCTGTGTGCACTGCCCGCCGCACATAATTACCCCCTCAGTTCGCCGGGCGCGCTGGGTATCTTCCATGCGGGTGGCTGCGTGGTGTTAGCAGACGACCCCGCACCGCAGCGCTGTTTCCCGCTGATCGAACGCCATCAGGTCACGATGGTGGCCTTGGTGCCGCCTGCGGTGACGCTGTGGGAACAGTCGCTGACGGTTGAGAACCGCCCGCAGCTGGACAGTCTCGAACTGATGCAAATTGGCGGTGCGCGTTTGGCGGTATCGCTTGCCGAGCGCGTGCCGACCTGCTTTGGCTGCCAGCTTCAGCAGGTGTTCGGTATGGCCGAAGGGCTGGTTAACTACACCCGTCTGGACGATGACGACTGGCACCGCACCCACACCCAAGGGTATCCGATGTGTCCCGACGATGAAGTGTTCGTCGTCGATACCGATGGTCAGCCTTTGCCAGCAGGAACGCCGGGGCATCTGATCGTGCGTGGCCCTTATACGTTCCGTGGCTATTACCGCGCGCCCATACACAACGAGTTCGCCTTTACCGACGAGGGGTTCTATGTGTCGGGCGATATCGTCGAAATGACGGAAGATGGCTACCTGAAAGTGGTTGGGCGTGAGAAGGACCAGATCAATCGCGGCGGTGAAAAGATCGCAGCCGAAGAGATCGAGAACCTGCTGCTGCGCCACGATGACATTATCGAGGTCGCATTCGTATCAGTACCGGATGATGTGATGGGCGAAAAGAGCTGTGCCGTAGTTGTCGCGCGGACGCCGCTCAAGGCCGCCCCCTTGCGTCGCTGGCTGCGAGAGCTGGGTGTTGCCGACTATAAAGTGCCCGATCGCTTCCAGTTCGTCGATGCTCTTCCGCAGACTGCCGTTGGCAAAATCGACAAGCGTGCTTTGCGAGAAACGCTGCACGCTGGCTTGGCATCAGGTACATAG
- a CDS encoding isochorismatase family protein produces the protein MSIPRIADYSLPTSAELPTNKVDWTFDPARAVLLIHDMQEYFLDFWAADSMLIQRVVDNLKALRQFCHRSGIPVFYTAQPVDQKPEDRRLLNDMWGAGLNDHPERAAIVDALAPTLQDTVLTKWRYSAFQRSLLEVDMKSMGRDQLIIGGVYAHIGCMMTACDAFMRDIQPFFVSDALADFSREDHDMALRYVAGRCGSVTTTQRIAPVVVSFAQLRAQVVALLDDDGDDVENDDNLIDFGLDSIRMMNLAAQWNRGGHAVDFTLLAREPTLAAWWALLSASVHRHTDEAALA, from the coding sequence ATGAGTATTCCCCGTATCGCCGACTATTCGCTGCCGACGAGCGCCGAACTCCCGACTAATAAGGTTGACTGGACGTTTGACCCCGCCCGCGCCGTGCTGCTGATCCATGATATGCAGGAGTATTTCCTCGATTTCTGGGCCGCGGATAGCATGCTGATCCAGCGGGTCGTCGACAACCTGAAGGCGCTGCGCCAGTTCTGTCATCGTTCAGGCATTCCGGTGTTCTATACCGCACAGCCTGTCGATCAGAAACCCGAAGATCGTCGCTTGCTCAACGATATGTGGGGCGCTGGCCTGAATGATCATCCTGAGCGTGCGGCCATCGTAGATGCATTGGCACCGACCCTTCAGGACACGGTACTGACCAAATGGCGCTATAGCGCTTTCCAGCGTTCGTTACTGGAAGTCGATATGAAGTCGATGGGGCGCGATCAGCTGATCATCGGCGGCGTGTATGCCCATATTGGCTGCATGATGACGGCCTGTGATGCTTTCATGCGCGATATTCAGCCCTTCTTCGTTTCCGATGCGCTGGCCGATTTCTCGCGTGAAGACCATGACATGGCGCTGCGCTATGTCGCCGGTCGCTGCGGCAGCGTGACAACCACCCAGCGTATTGCTCCCGTTGTTGTTAGCTTCGCGCAGCTGCGCGCGCAGGTCGTGGCGTTGCTGGACGACGACGGTGATGACGTCGAAAACGATGACAACCTGATCGACTTTGGACTGGATTCCATTCGCATGATGAATCTGGCGGCACAGTGGAATCGTGGCGGACATGCCGTGGATTTCACCCTGTTGGCACGGGAGCCTACGCTGGCCGCATGGTGGGCCTTGCTCTCTGCATCGGTGCACCGACATACCGACGAAGCCGCGCTGGCATAA
- the dhbA gene encoding 2,3-dihydro-2,3-dihydroxybenzoate dehydrogenase, producing the protein MSQAFSDNVVWVTGAAQGIGAAIARAFRAQGAHVIGIDRTFAEGAGHIDVAVVLDVTDAEAVARQSAQLLLSEGLDILVNAAGVLRTGTLEQLSEDDWQACIDTNAGGVYRMFHNTMGHFKAQRSGAIVTVGSNAAHAPRIGMSAYGASKAALRSLCLSAGLELAPYGVRCNLVSPGSTDTAMQRSLWHGPESEQQTIRGFPDDFKLGIPLGKIAQPQDIADAVLYLASPHAGHVTLQDIVIDGGATLGA; encoded by the coding sequence ATGAGTCAGGCATTTAGCGATAACGTGGTATGGGTGACGGGGGCCGCACAAGGCATCGGGGCTGCCATCGCGCGCGCTTTCCGTGCACAGGGCGCGCACGTGATTGGAATCGACAGAACCTTTGCAGAAGGTGCTGGGCATATCGATGTGGCCGTAGTGTTGGACGTCACCGATGCCGAGGCTGTGGCACGCCAGAGCGCTCAGCTACTACTGAGTGAAGGGCTGGATATTCTGGTCAATGCCGCCGGTGTTTTGCGCACCGGTACACTTGAGCAGCTGAGTGAAGACGACTGGCAGGCCTGCATCGACACCAATGCGGGCGGGGTCTATCGCATGTTTCACAATACGATGGGCCACTTTAAGGCACAGCGTAGTGGTGCCATCGTCACCGTCGGTTCGAATGCTGCCCATGCCCCGCGCATCGGCATGAGTGCCTATGGCGCATCCAAGGCGGCCCTGCGCAGCCTGTGTCTCAGCGCGGGCCTTGAGCTAGCGCCTTACGGTGTGCGTTGCAATCTGGTTTCACCGGGTTCGACGGATACCGCTATGCAGCGTTCGCTGTGGCATGGCCCCGAATCGGAACAACAGACCATCCGCGGGTTCCCAGACGACTTCAAGCTGGGCATTCCGCTGGGCAAAATTGCCCAACCGCAGGATATCGCGGACGCGGTTCTCTATCTTGCATCCCCGCATGCGGGGCATGTGACCCTACAGGATATCGTGATCGACGGTGGAGCCACTCTCGGCGCGTAA
- a CDS encoding LysE family transporter, with translation MSLSAYISLFIVHFMAVAIPGPSFFFITQTAFKYGKHNALMATLGASLGVMVWITLALAGLIVLIRHIPLLHTLLTLAGSLYLLWMAQAMIRSAWASIRGAHRDDMRVADEPDMLKEDRALKRPPALWRSLGKAVLVELSNPKSMIYFSSVLSSFLSPDLALHDMLGVGIMMALIMPLWFVPVSLLFSTARARALYYRKACWVDMGAGIIFTLLSLHILHSLWS, from the coding sequence ATGTCGCTCTCTGCCTATATATCGCTGTTCATTGTGCATTTCATGGCAGTGGCTATTCCCGGACCGTCGTTCTTCTTCATTACCCAGACTGCTTTTAAATACGGTAAGCACAATGCACTGATGGCGACACTAGGGGCTTCGCTGGGGGTAATGGTATGGATCACGCTGGCGCTGGCAGGGTTGATCGTGCTGATCCGCCATATTCCTTTGCTGCACACGCTGCTGACACTGGCCGGCAGTCTGTATCTGCTGTGGATGGCGCAAGCAATGATCCGTAGCGCATGGGCCAGCATTCGCGGTGCACATCGTGATGACATGCGCGTAGCAGACGAACCGGACATGCTAAAGGAAGACCGTGCGCTGAAACGCCCTCCAGCACTGTGGCGTTCACTGGGCAAAGCGGTACTGGTCGAGTTGTCTAATCCCAAATCGATGATCTACTTCAGTAGCGTGCTGTCGTCATTTCTGAGCCCGGACCTTGCACTGCATGACATGCTGGGCGTGGGCATTATGATGGCACTGATCATGCCACTGTGGTTCGTGCCGGTCAGCCTGCTGTTTTCGACCGCCAGAGCGCGTGCGCTGTACTACCGAAAAGCCTGCTGGGTCGACATGGGCGCGGGTATCATCTTCACCCTGCTGAGCCTGCATATTCTGCATTCACTCTGGTCGTGA
- a CDS encoding tyrosine-type recombinase/integrase, whose protein sequence is MTLASTTALTPLTFELPEPRSTSALSSPSAVHIPARNDAEAVSQWLMEYRESPRTFRHYRKEAERLLLWLRDQSLTLDQMTREHLDTFERFLADPTPRERWVGSVSRRSDPAWRPFRGPLSPASRRQTLVILQGLLSWLLEAGWVSHNPFRLMRNKRQRLDNRTATVERYLERPLWNWLWQWLQRPSAGQIPSADYAQARRRFAVGFGYLLAPRVSEMAQARMNDFIEREGRWWWRVVGKGQKAAQVPVPPAMRALLTQWRRTLGLPDIPALHEETPVLRALNGRDGITDNQLYRLLRQTFQQAAAALEAEEGDPRYIQQLRMATPHWLRHTALTHQAQSGVEMRYLAQTARHSRLDTTARYLHTEAEEWHEQLSHHGQGLVQDDTAHQ, encoded by the coding sequence ATGACCCTCGCTTCCACCACCGCATTGACGCCGTTGACGTTCGAACTGCCGGAGCCGCGATCGACATCGGCCCTTTCCAGCCCGTCGGCCGTGCATATTCCGGCGCGCAACGACGCAGAAGCTGTCAGTCAGTGGCTGATGGAATACCGTGAGAGCCCACGCACCTTCCGCCATTACCGCAAGGAAGCCGAGCGGCTGCTGCTTTGGCTGCGCGATCAGTCGCTGACGCTGGATCAGATGACCCGTGAACATCTGGACACGTTTGAACGGTTTCTTGCCGATCCCACCCCGCGTGAACGCTGGGTCGGCAGCGTTTCGCGACGCAGTGATCCCGCTTGGCGACCGTTCCGGGGGCCACTGTCGCCAGCCAGCCGTCGGCAGACGCTGGTGATCCTGCAGGGCTTGTTGAGCTGGCTGTTGGAAGCTGGCTGGGTATCGCATAACCCTTTCCGACTGATGCGCAACAAACGCCAGCGACTTGATAACCGTACCGCAACCGTCGAGCGCTACCTGGAACGCCCGCTGTGGAACTGGCTGTGGCAGTGGCTTCAACGCCCCTCGGCGGGGCAGATCCCTTCGGCGGATTACGCGCAGGCTCGGCGTCGCTTTGCGGTCGGTTTTGGCTACCTGCTGGCGCCACGCGTCAGCGAAATGGCACAGGCACGCATGAACGACTTCATTGAGCGTGAAGGGCGTTGGTGGTGGCGTGTGGTAGGGAAAGGGCAGAAGGCAGCGCAGGTCCCCGTACCCCCTGCGATGCGAGCACTGCTTACCCAGTGGCGTCGCACGCTAGGACTGCCAGATATACCCGCTCTGCATGAAGAGACCCCCGTGCTGAGGGCGCTGAACGGACGCGATGGCATCACCGATAATCAGCTGTATCGCCTGCTCAGGCAGACCTTTCAGCAGGCCGCTGCCGCGCTGGAAGCGGAAGAGGGTGATCCTCGCTATATCCAGCAACTGCGAATGGCAACGCCTCACTGGCTGCGCCACACGGCGCTCACCCATCAGGCCCAGTCTGGGGTCGAAATGCGCTATCTGGCGCAGACAGCACGTCACTCGCGGTTGGACACCACTGCGCGCTATCTGCATACCGAAGCAGAAGAGTGGCATGAACAGCTTTCTCACCACGGCCAAGGGTTGGTTCAGGACGACACTGCTCACCAGTAG